From Enterococcus mediterraneensis:
GAATACCTTATGATAATGCTGGAATCGAATCTTTCCATGCTTCATTGAAAAAGGAAGAAGTCTACACGACTAGCTACTCAGATTTTGAAGAAGCAAATCGAGCACTATTTAGCTACATTGAAGGGTTTTATAACCGAAATCGAATCCATAGCTCGATTCACTATCTAACCCCACAGGAGTTTGAAGAGTTGGCAAAAGCAAAAATGACGTAACAGTCTCTACTAAAATATGTCCAAGATATTGACTCAAATCCACTTTCGGTGCAAGAATTGTTTCTAGTCGATGGTAGGGAGTTGTGCAAAGTTAAAAGTGAATATCGTATAAAAACACCCTACAAAAACTTCATTAAAAAGTTTTTGTAGGGTGTTTTTATTAGGCAAACATTTTTTTCGCGGCACGAGCCAATGTCTTCAAATCTTTATCGTAACGAGGGTTTGGTACTAAGCGAGACATTGGAATACCTGCGAAGTGAAAGGCCGCAATTTCTCCAGAACGGACGGCGCTTTGTTCAGTGAAAACCATTTGATAAGGCTGTTCAACAAATTCACCGGTAAAGGCAAGGTTTGTAGAATGTTGAGGAATTACTTTTGGCCGATCAGTTTTGGCACGATTGTTGAATAATGCTGAAGCATATGGCATGTAGACCGGAACATTATTGATTACACTAGCCATGATTTCTGCTTCTTTATCGCGGATATTGCCCGGACCAGGATCGACTTTAGAAAGTTGCCCAATCAGTTCTTGCAGCATTTCCTTTCCATTCATCTTAATGTATTGTTTGTCCACAAATTCACCACGACGGCGAGGATACAAGAAGTAACCCCAGATGACTGTTTCATTTGGTTTTTGGGTCGTGAAGTGGGGTTGATGATGGACGACAATCGACATATTGACATCCTTTTGGCCTAACGGCGTAATTGGCGAAGTCGACACAAAGGAGTTCAGTGCATTGCCAGGAATTTGGGTCGTGATTCGTGTGATTTCATTCAAAAGAATATGGTCACGCGTCGTTAAGGTAAAGCTGACCCATTCGCTGGCATTTCGATCAGCAAAAAATTTGTCGGGATTTCCTACATTATAGAAACGTTCGCTGGCTTTTTTCCATAAACTGGATGCTGCCCCGTAGTCCATATTTTCAGGAGCCGGTGTTTCAAAATCGCCTAAAGTAGCAGAATCTGTAATTGAGCCATTTGTAAAGATGACTGCAGTATCATCGTCTACCGGAACAAATTCTTCTTCATTCGTTTCAGTATTAGTCATTTTTAACCCGGTTACAGTGATTTCATCTTGCATTGTTGTTTCTTTGAATTCCCAATCAGTGACTAGCCGATTGAGTACAATGTGACAGCCTTGATCTTTCAAATAATTGACCAATGGAAGCATGATACTTTCATATTGATTGTAACGCGTACGATTGACACCGACTAAATGTTCAATTTGAGTAAATTCATAAATCATTTGATGCATATAGCGACGTAATTCTTGAGCAGAACTTTGCAAACGGAAAGCAAAAGTGGTCTCCCACATGAACCAGAAGTTTGTTTCAAAGAAGTGAGGATCGTCTTTGAAGTATTCGGAAATAGAGACATTATCCAGTTTTTCTTCCTCCGAATCCGGCATAGCAATCAGCTTAGTTAAAAGAACACGGTCTTTATTGTTCAATCCCAAGTGACCGCCATCAATGATTCCTTTTCCGCCCTCCAATAACCGTGCTTTATCAAATGTGCGGTGTTTTGCATCAAAGTCGCGGGTATCTTCTGCGGCAGTCATATGAGGCTCGGTAGCAGAAGGGATTCGATCTAAAAGATCCATTAAATCAACATACGTCCGATAATTCAGCATCCGTCCGCCACGGGCTACATAGCCCTTTTGGTTTTCAAGGGGATGATTTTTATTCCAATATTCATCTGTGACTGTTTCTGTTGGGGCACCGTCATTTGAACCATGATCATCTAAAGAATAAAAGGTGATTTGTTCGCCATTCCATCTGCCTTCTTGAATCAAGTAGACAGCAGCTGCCATGTTTGCTAAACCGGCACCAATCATTATAACTTTACTTTTTTTCATCACTAATTCCTCCATCATTGTTACTTATTCCCTTTTTAGAAACTAGATAGACTCATATTCATCGTATAAGTGACTATCATCTTCGAAAAAGCCTGTCTTTTTAGCAAGATAAGCTGCACCTAATGCAAGGACACCTACTGTTAAACCAATGCTAAACAATTTCTTTTTCATGATGAATTGCTCCTTTCCAATTTTTAAGGATATCTCTTTTTCGTACGCTTGATTTATTTCCCCATTCTTTCTAT
This genomic window contains:
- a CDS encoding oleate hydratase, with protein sequence MKKSKVIMIGAGLANMAAAVYLIQEGRWNGEQITFYSLDDHGSNDGAPTETVTDEYWNKNHPLENQKGYVARGGRMLNYRTYVDLMDLLDRIPSATEPHMTAAEDTRDFDAKHRTFDKARLLEGGKGIIDGGHLGLNNKDRVLLTKLIAMPDSEEEKLDNVSISEYFKDDPHFFETNFWFMWETTFAFRLQSSAQELRRYMHQMIYEFTQIEHLVGVNRTRYNQYESIMLPLVNYLKDQGCHIVLNRLVTDWEFKETTMQDEITVTGLKMTNTETNEEEFVPVDDDTAVIFTNGSITDSATLGDFETPAPENMDYGAASSLWKKASERFYNVGNPDKFFADRNASEWVSFTLTTRDHILLNEITRITTQIPGNALNSFVSTSPITPLGQKDVNMSIVVHHQPHFTTQKPNETVIWGYFLYPRRRGEFVDKQYIKMNGKEMLQELIGQLSKVDPGPGNIRDKEAEIMASVINNVPVYMPYASALFNNRAKTDRPKVIPQHSTNLAFTGEFVEQPYQMVFTEQSAVRSGEIAAFHFAGIPMSRLVPNPRYDKDLKTLARAAKKMFA